One genomic segment of Spiroplasma endosymbiont of Poecilobothrus nobilitatus includes these proteins:
- a CDS encoding IS1/IS1595 family N-terminal zinc-binding domain-containing protein translates to MIKKQKRLNEIDQKFRDKGIKCPNCQSFYCVKNGHNPEGKQKYLCKKFRASFDAFRDHFTYWSHLKYEQWNEIYWFKFHY, encoded by the coding sequence TTAATTAAAAAACAAAAACGCTTAAATGAAATTGATCAAAAATTTAGGGATAAAGGTATTAAATGTCCTAATTGTCAATCTTTTTATTGTGTTAAAAATGGTCATAATCCTGAAGGAAAACAAAAATATTTATGCAAAAAATTTCGTGCTAGTTTTGATGCTTTTCGTGATCATTTTACGTATTGAAGTCATTTAAAATATGAACAATGAAATGAAATTTATTGATTCAAATTTCATTATTAG
- a CDS encoding IS3 family transposase, protein MNKRVNNYEQEIISAFNKSRKIYGARKIKVILNRKDIILSRRKIRFFMIKNNLVSKYTKLKYHNHKTTVNNDQINNILNRQFNNKKPNEVIVSDLTYVQVGAKWHYICLLIDLFNREIIGYSAGSNKTAELVQQAFHKITRPLNQITLFHTDRGNEFKNKIIDEILITFNIKRSLSNKGCPYENAVAETTYKTFKTEFIKGKKFKNLTQLKYELFYFVHWYNNIRIHGSLNYLSPVTFRKQMSI, encoded by the coding sequence ATTAACAAGCGAGTTAATAATTATGAACAAGAAATTATCAGTGCCTTTAATAAAAGCCGCAAAATTTATGGGGCTCGCAAAATTAAAGTTATTTTAAACAGAAAAGATATCATCTTATCGCGGCGAAAAATCAGATTCTTTATGATCAAAAATAATTTGGTTTCTAAATACACCAAATTAAAATATCATAATCATAAAACAACAGTCAATAATGACCAAATTAATAATATTTTAAATCGTCAATTTAACAACAAAAAACCTAATGAAGTTATTGTTAGTGATTTAACATATGTTCAAGTTGGCGCTAAATGACATTATATTTGTTTATTAATTGACTTGTTTAATCGTGAAATAATTGGTTATAGTGCTGGGTCGAATAAAACAGCCGAACTGGTCCAACAAGCTTTTCATAAAATAACACGACCATTAAATCAAATAACTCTATTTCATACTGATCGTGGTAATGAGTTTAAAAATAAAATCATTGATGAAATTTTAATAACTTTTAATATTAAAAGATCATTAAGCAATAAAGGCTGCCCTTATGAAAATGCTGTGGCTGAAACAACTTACAAAACTTTTAAAACTGAATTTATTAAGGGTAAAAAATTTAAAAATTTAACACAATTAAAATACGAACTTTTTTATTTTGTGCATTGATATAACAATATTCGAATTCATGGCAGTTTAAATTATTTATCTCCAGTTACTTTTAGAAAACAAATGTCTATATAA
- a CDS encoding IS3 family transposase, which yields MCKILVLSKSTYYYQTNKCINKQVNNYEQEIISAFNKSRKIYGARKIKVILNRKDIILSRRKIRFFMIKNNLVSKYTKLKYHNHKTTVNNYQINNILNRQFNSKKPNEVIVSDLTYVQVDAKWHYICLLIDLFNREIIGYSAGPNKTAELVQQSFHKITRPLNQITLFHTDRGNEFKNKIIDEILITFNIKRSLSNKGCPYDNAVAETTYKTFKTEFIKGKKFKNLTQLKL from the coding sequence ATATGTAAGATTTTGGTTTTATCAAAATCAACGTATTATTATCAAACTAATAAATGTATTAACAAGCAAGTTAATAATTATGAACAAGAAATTATCAGTGCCTTTAATAAAAGTCGCAAAATTTATGGGGCTCGCAAAATTAAAGTTATTTTAAACAGAAAAGATATCATCTTATCGCGGCGAAAAATCAGATTCTTTATGATCAAAAATAATTTGGTTTCTAAATACACCAAATTAAAATATCATAATCATAAAACAACAGTCAATAATTACCAAATTAATAATATTTTAAATCGTCAATTTAACAGCAAAAAACCTAATGAAGTTATTGTTAGTGATTTAACATATGTTCAAGTTGACGCTAAATGACATTATATTTGTTTATTAATTGACTTGTTTAATCGTGAAATAATTGGTTATAGTGCTGGGCCGAATAAAACAGCCGAACTGGTCCAACAATCTTTTCATAAAATAACACGACCATTAAATCAAATAACTCTATTTCATACTGATCGTGGTAATGAGTTTAAAAATAAAATCATTGATGAAATTTTAATAACTTTTAATATTAAAAGATCATTAAGCAATAAAGGCTGCCCTTATGATAATGCTGTGGCTGAAACAACTTACAAAACTTTTAAAACTGAATTTATTAAGGGTAAAAAATTTAAAAATTTAACACAATTAAAACTTTAA
- a CDS encoding transposase — MGNKTSYSEEFKKQIVMLYKNGKSVINIGQEYNLPKPTIYSWVKNYNNSGSFKAKDNRTLEENEIITLRKELKDLKMENDILKQAALIMAKK; from the coding sequence ATGGGAAATAAAACTTCATACTCTGAAGAATTTAAAAAACAAATTGTCATGCTATATAAAAATGGTAAAAGTGTTATTAATATAGGGCAAGAATATAATTTACCAAAACCAACTATTTATAGTTGAGTTAAAAATTATAATAATTCTGGTTCATTTAAAGCAAAAGACAATCGCACACTAGAAGAAAATGAAATAATAACTTTACGAAAAGAACTTAAAGACTTGAAAATGGAAAATGACATTTTAAAGCAAGCCGCACTGATAATGGCCAAAAAATAA
- the greA gene encoding transcription elongation factor GreA codes for MNEEILLTKEGIKDLQEELDNLINVIRPEVIEELKEARAQGDLSENADYDAARNRQAEVEGRIKEIESLLTKAKEIKEVKSKTGIIKLGSTVTFTNLLINKKYELKIVGAVEANPFENTISNESPISKAIIGKKAGDLVEIKGIQEPYKVKILTVE; via the coding sequence ATGAATGAAGAAATTTTGTTAACTAAAGAGGGAATTAAAGACTTACAAGAAGAATTAGATAATTTAATTAATGTTATTCGTCCCGAAGTTATTGAAGAGTTAAAAGAAGCTCGTGCACAGGGAGATTTATCAGAAAATGCTGATTATGATGCAGCGCGAAACCGTCAAGCGGAAGTTGAAGGACGAATTAAAGAAATTGAATCACTATTAACAAAAGCAAAAGAAATTAAGGAAGTTAAATCAAAAACGGGAATTATTAAGTTGGGAAGTACAGTAACATTTACTAATTTATTAATTAATAAAAAATATGAACTAAAAATTGTTGGTGCTGTTGAGGCTAATCCTTTTGAAAATACAATTTCAAATGAATCACCAATTTCAAAAGCTATTATTGGAAAAAAAGCTGGAGATTTAGTTGAAATTAAGGGAATTCAAGAACCTTATAAAGTTAAAATTTTAACTGTAGAATAA
- a CDS encoding AAA family ATPase: MSVKSNLDKLKNQIGIKRCVILEGNVNDIYQTNSGYVGLKDRLFELLREKGFNDIFMWDRIDGLSGGNLKNLTLTAETQQKSKGGEEYDFGQEVIKNANEQKNGPTGQFPTLAEFFTIVRRNMLVASSKKVAFIADFSDYLFSNEQTLSEEERVNLISLSKAFRDKKFDQSEIIDFDTAIIFITNSVGKLPTSFYLHNPDVTTITLTKPNREEREKFILTNKNFFKITEDLNTDILKLQDIYDTMEGWTLKEVYQLIKFSNNISERLPFEKLLNSYQYGDKVSPWEEMNYEKLATIEKELKKRVIGQDHAIEKVKNVVYKAFTGLSGVQYSSKRTKPKGILFFVGPTGVGKTELSKALAKFLFGDEKNCIRFDMSEYNQEASDQKLIGAPPGYVGYEEGGQLTNAIKEKPFSVLLFDEIEKAHPRILDKFLQILEDGRLTDNKGQTVTFSDSFIIFTSNIGASEVDDNLSFLEIEKQFIQKVSDHFRTELKRPELLGRIGNNIIPFNFIKDINFKAKLITQKLQPIQTAVWEKYKIKLEFMDLPQILPIIIQDADDKKGGRDLLNSIEKHVVDGLSSFIFANQTKFKAGETILAQANGHQIEYCFK; encoded by the coding sequence ATGAGTGTAAAAAGTAATTTAGATAAGTTAAAAAATCAAATTGGAATTAAGCGATGTGTTATTCTTGAAGGCAATGTTAATGATATTTATCAAACAAATAGTGGTTATGTTGGCTTAAAAGATCGATTATTTGAATTATTAAGAGAAAAGGGTTTTAATGATATTTTTATGTGAGACCGGATTGATGGTCTAAGCGGAGGAAATCTGAAAAATTTAACATTAACAGCAGAAACACAACAGAAAAGTAAAGGAGGCGAAGAATATGATTTTGGTCAAGAAGTAATTAAAAATGCAAATGAACAAAAGAATGGTCCAACGGGACAATTTCCAACTTTAGCAGAATTTTTTACCATTGTTCGTCGTAATATGTTAGTTGCAAGTTCTAAAAAAGTTGCTTTTATTGCTGATTTTTCTGATTATTTATTTTCTAATGAACAGACTTTGAGCGAAGAAGAACGTGTTAATTTAATTTCATTAAGTAAAGCTTTTCGAGATAAAAAATTTGATCAATCAGAAATAATTGATTTTGATACAGCTATTATTTTTATCACTAATAGTGTCGGGAAATTACCAACTTCATTTTATTTGCATAATCCAGATGTAACAACAATTACTTTAACAAAACCAAATCGTGAAGAACGAGAAAAGTTCATTTTAACTAATAAGAATTTTTTTAAAATTACCGAAGATTTAAATACTGATATTTTAAAATTACAAGATATTTATGATACGATGGAAGGGTGAACTTTGAAAGAAGTTTATCAATTAATTAAGTTTTCAAATAATATTTCAGAACGCTTACCATTTGAAAAATTATTAAATTCTTATCAATACGGCGATAAAGTTTCACCATGAGAAGAAATGAATTATGAAAAATTAGCAACTATTGAAAAAGAATTAAAAAAACGAGTTATTGGTCAAGATCATGCCATTGAAAAAGTGAAGAATGTTGTTTATAAAGCTTTTACTGGATTATCAGGTGTTCAATATTCGTCAAAACGAACAAAACCAAAAGGTATATTGTTTTTTGTTGGACCAACTGGAGTAGGGAAAACTGAATTATCAAAAGCATTGGCCAAATTTTTATTTGGTGATGAAAAAAATTGTATTCGGTTTGATATGTCGGAATATAACCAAGAAGCAAGTGATCAAAAATTAATTGGTGCACCACCAGGTTATGTTGGTTATGAAGAAGGTGGACAATTAACAAATGCAATTAAAGAAAAACCGTTTAGTGTACTTTTATTTGATGAAATTGAAAAAGCTCATCCACGAATTTTAGATAAATTCTTACAAATTTTAGAAGATGGTCGTTTAACTGATAATAAAGGTCAAACTGTTACTTTTTCTGATTCGTTTATTATTTTTACTTCAAATATTGGTGCAAGTGAAGTTGATGATAATTTATCATTTTTAGAAATTGAAAAGCAATTTATTCAAAAAGTATCTGATCATTTTCGAACTGAATTAAAACGACCAGAATTATTAGGGCGAATTGGAAATAATATTATTCCGTTTAATTTTATTAAAGATATTAATTTTAAAGCAAAATTAATTACGCAAAAATTACAACCAATTCAAACAGCTGTTTGAGAAAAATATAAGATTAAATTAGAATTTATGGATTTACCACAAATTTTACCAATTATTATTCAGGATGCTGATGATAAAAAAGGTGGTCGTGATTTGTTAAATAGTATTGAAAAGCATGTGGTTGATGGGCTGAGTTCGTTTATTTTTGCAAATCAAACTAAATTTAAAGCTGGAGAAACAATATTAGCACAAGCAAATGGTCATCAAATTGAATATTGTTTTAAATAA
- a CDS encoding transposase: MENTQLKFKTLNGQIKIDETFIKEIHKGNFKDKFDKRKIHLYSFSTNTKCCIQMAVDSNNNIYVKSTNTKRLQKQWIIENINKQLIKENSIIIYDMQPLYLLVAKQTNSILLATKTSTNPDASYRKLNKISKLQSNLKESLIHYHGLGFTNIQNYLNLWKWKYQHKGLTSNQQSSILYFNV, translated from the coding sequence TTAGAAAACACCCAATTAAAATTTAAAACGTTAAATGGCCAAATTAAAATCGATGAAACATTTATTAAAGAAATCCACAAAGGTAATTTTAAAGATAAATTTGATAAAAGAAAAATTCATCTTTATTCATTTTCAACCAACACTAAATGTTGTATTCAAATGGCTGTTGATAGCAATAATAATATTTATGTTAAATCAACCAACACAAAACGATTACAAAAACAGTGAATTATTGAAAATATTAATAAACAATTAATCAAAGAAAATTCAATTATTATTTATGACATGCAACCATTATATTTATTAGTAGCAAAACAAACAAATTCTATTTTATTAGCAACTAAAACTAGTACAAATCCTGATGCTAGTTATCGGAAGTTAAATAAAATTAGTAAATTACAATCAAATCTTAAAGAATCCTTAATTCATTATCATGGCTTAGGTTTCACGAACATTCAAAATTATTTAAATCTCTGAAAATGAAAATACCAGCATAAAGGTTTAACGTCAAACCAACAATCATCGATATTATATTTTAACGTATAA
- a CDS encoding transposase, with translation MIQISLLGQSSKMISRFIKTSPKTAWYNRQKIMKSKQLENTQLKFKMLNGKIQIDETFIKEIHKGNFKDKFDKRKIYLDSFSTNTKCCIQMAVDSNNNIYVKSTNTKRLQKQWIIENINKQLIKENSIIISDMKPLYLLVAKQTNSILLATKTSTNPDASYRKLNKISKLQSNLKESLIHYHGLGFTNIQNYLNLWKWKYRHKGLTPNQQSSVLYFNV, from the coding sequence TTGATTCAAATTTCATTATTAGGCCAATCTAGTAAAATGATTTCCCGCTTTATTAAAACATCACCGAAAACCGCTTGATATAATCGCCAAAAAATAATGAAATCAAAACAATTAGAAAACACCCAATTAAAATTTAAAATGTTAAATGGCAAAATTCAAATCGATGAAACATTTATTAAAGAAATCCACAAAGGTAATTTTAAAGATAAATTTGATAAAAGAAAAATTTATCTTGATTCATTTTCAACCAACACTAAATGTTGTATTCAAATGGCTGTTGATAGCAATAATAATATTTATGTTAAATCAACCAACACAAAACGATTACAAAAACAGTGAATTATTGAAAATATTAATAAACAATTAATCAAAGAAAATTCAATTATTATTTCTGACATGAAACCATTATATTTATTAGTAGCAAAACAAACAAATTCTATTTTATTAGCAACTAAAACTAGCACAAATCCTGATGCTAGTTATCGGAAGTTAAATAAAATTAGTAAATTACAATCAAATCTTAAAGAATCCTTAATTCATTATCATGGCTTAGGTTTCACGAACATTCAAAATTATTTAAATCTCTGAAAATGAAAATACCGGCATAAAGGTTTAACGCCAAACCAACAATCATCGGTATTATATTTTAACGTATAA
- a CDS encoding IS1/IS1595 family N-terminal zinc-binding domain-containing protein — protein sequence MEKIIEELINSLTDDQFLEFHEKVKKEAELIKKQKRLNEIDQKFRDKSIKCPNCQSFYCVKNGHNPEGKQKYLCKKCRASFDAFRDHFTYWSHLNYEQWNLLIQISLLGQSSKMISHFIKTSPKTAWYNRQKIMKSKQLENTQLKFKTLNGQIKIDETFIKEIHKGNFKDKFDKRKIHLDSFSTNTKCCVQMAVDSNNNIYVKSTNTKRLQKQWIIENINKQLIKENSIIISDMQPLYLLVAKQTNSILLATKTSTNPDASYRKLNKISKLQSNIKESLIHYHGLGFTNIQNYLNLWKWKYQHKGLTPNQQSSVLYFNV from the coding sequence ATGGAAAAAATAATTGAAGAATTAATAAATAGTTTAACAGATGATCAATTTTTAGAATTTCATGAAAAAGTCAAAAAAGAAGCAGAATTAATTAAAAAACAAAAACGCTTAAATGAAATTGATCAAAAATTTAGGGATAAAAGTATTAAATGTCCTAATTGTCAATCTTTTTATTGTGTTAAAAATGGTCATAATCCTGAAGGAAAACAAAAATATTTATGCAAAAAATGTCGTGCTAGTTTTGATGCTTTTCGTGATCATTTTACGTATTGAAGTCATTTAAATTATGAACAGTGAAATTTATTGATTCAAATTTCATTATTAGGCCAATCTAGTAAAATGATTTCCCACTTTATTAAAACATCACCGAAAACCGCTTGATATAATCGCCAAAAAATAATGAAATCAAAACAATTAGAAAACACCCAATTAAAATTTAAAACGTTGAATGGCCAAATTAAAATCGATGAAACATTTATTAAAGAAATCCACAAAGGTAATTTTAAAGATAAATTTGATAAAAGAAAAATTCATCTTGATTCATTTTCAACCAACACTAAATGTTGTGTTCAAATGGCTGTTGATAGCAATAATAATATTTATGTTAAATCAACCAACACAAAACGATTACAAAAACAGTGAATTATTGAAAATATTAATAAACAATTAATCAAAGAAAATTCAATTATTATTTCTGACATGCAACCATTATATTTATTAGTAGCAAAACAAACAAATTCTATTTTATTAGCAACTAAAACTAGTACAAATCCTGATGCTAGTTATCGGAAGTTAAATAAAATTAGTAAATTACAATCAAATATTAAAGAATCCTTAATTCATTATCATGGCTTAGGTTTCACGAACATTCAAAATTATTTAAATCTCTGAAAATGAAAATACCAGCATAAAGGTTTAACGCCAAACCAACAATCATCGGTATTATATTTTAACGTATAA
- a CDS encoding IS1/IS1595 family N-terminal zinc-binding domain-containing protein gives MDKGIKCPNCQSFYCVKNGHNPEGKQKYLCKKCRASFDAFRDHFTYWSHLNYEQWNLLIQISLLGQSSKMISRFIKTSPKTAWYNRQKIMKSKQLENTQLKFKTLNGQIQIDETFIKEIRKGNFKDKFDKRKIHLD, from the coding sequence ATGGATAAAGGTATTAAATGTCCTAATTGTCAATCTTTTTATTGTGTTAAAAATGGTCATAATCCTGAAGGAAAACAAAAATATTTATGCAAAAAATGTCGTGCTAGTTTTGATGCTTTTCGTGATCATTTTACGTATTGAAGTCATTTAAATTATGAACAGTGAAATTTATTGATTCAAATTTCATTATTAGGCCAATCTAGTAAAATGATTTCCCGCTTTATTAAAACATCACCGAAAACCGCTTGATATAATCGCCAAAAAATAATGAAATCAAAACAATTAGAAAACACCCAATTAAAATTTAAAACGTTAAATGGCCAAATTCAAATCGATGAAACATTTATTAAAGAAATCCGCAAAGGTAATTTTAAAGATAAATTTGATAAAAGAAAAATTCATCTTGATTAA
- a CDS encoding 4Fe-4S cluster-binding domain-containing protein produces MSNLINFNRFVSFTTIEGPGKRFALWMQGCIINCKGCSNQEMIPLINRNVMEVSDLFKAIIDAKERFQIEGITILGGEPFIQPRALLELVTLCQTNNLTVIVFSGFLYELLQEKHPAILSKIDILIDGPFIIEKLDKKRRLIGSTNQRVIKLSDVYQNNDYFEQNIIEAEFTVTKNNSMIINGDGAHLINNEEKMKKEEAIKMGAFKLDGDVFSNFTQDIIKVGVKLEFKGINADMSDFHLSDVKTQYKVITVIPSIDTSVCYTQTVKFNKNMKAYPNARLITVSRDLPFAQERCCESFRDEAHFLVSDYNYRDFGAKTGLVFTALQILPRAVLILNQDNIVEYLEIVNPIGNEPNYQAIYDFLDSRIENKKSIY; encoded by the coding sequence ATGAGTAATTTAATTAATTTTAATCGTTTTGTTTCTTTTACAACAATTGAAGGACCTGGAAAACGATTCGCATTATGAATGCAAGGTTGTATTATTAATTGCAAAGGATGTAGTAATCAGGAAATGATTCCTCTCATTAATCGGAATGTAATGGAAGTGAGTGACCTTTTTAAGGCGATTATAGACGCTAAAGAGCGCTTTCAAATTGAAGGGATTACCATTTTAGGGGGAGAACCATTTATTCAGCCACGAGCGCTCTTAGAACTAGTCACTTTATGTCAAACAAATAATTTAACAGTAATTGTTTTTTCTGGTTTTTTATATGAACTATTGCAAGAAAAGCATCCAGCAATTTTATCTAAAATTGATATTTTAATTGATGGACCATTTATTATTGAAAAGTTAGATAAAAAACGACGATTAATTGGCTCTACAAACCAACGTGTGATTAAACTAAGCGATGTTTATCAAAATAATGATTATTTTGAACAAAATATTATTGAAGCAGAATTTACTGTAACTAAAAATAATAGTATGATTATTAACGGAGATGGAGCTCATCTCATTAATAATGAAGAAAAAATGAAAAAAGAGGAGGCCATAAAAATGGGAGCATTTAAATTAGATGGGGATGTATTTTCAAATTTTACCCAAGATATTATTAAAGTTGGCGTTAAGTTAGAATTTAAAGGAATTAATGCTGATATGAGTGATTTTCATCTTAGTGATGTTAAAACACAATATAAAGTTATAACGGTAATTCCAAGTATTGATACAAGTGTTTGTTATACTCAAACTGTTAAATTTAACAAAAATATGAAAGCCTATCCTAATGCACGATTAATCACAGTCTCGCGTGATTTACCATTTGCGCAAGAAAGATGTTGTGAATCTTTTAGAGATGAAGCACATTTTTTAGTGTCAGATTATAATTATCGTGATTTTGGGGCAAAGACAGGATTAGTTTTTACTGCTTTGCAAATTTTGCCACGAGCAGTTCTTATCTTAAACCAAGATAATATTGTAGAATATCTTGAAATTGTTAATCCAATTGGAAATGAACCAAATTATCAAGCTATTTATGATTTTTTAGATAGTAGAATAGAAAATAAAAAAAGTATTTATTAG